The Terriglobales bacterium genomic interval ACCGCGCGGCGGTGGTGCGGAGCGCGCTGGCGCTGAAGCTGTTGACGTATGCGCCGTCGGGGGCGATCGTCGCCGCGGCCACGACTTCCCTGCCGGAGATCGTGGGCGCGAGCGCGAACTGGGACTACCGCTACTGCTGGCTGCGCGATGCGTCGCTCACGATGCGCGCGCTGCTCGGGCTCGGGCATCGCAACGAGGCCGCGGGCTTCCTCGACTGGCTGCTGCATGCGACGCGACAGACGCATCCGGAGCTGCGCGTGCTGTACACCGTGTTCGGGCGCGAATCGCCCCGCGAGCGCGAGCTGACGCACCTGCGCGGCTACCGCGAGTCGCGGCCGGTGCGCGTGGGCAATGCCGCGCGCGGGCAGTTGCAGCTCGACATCTACGGCGAGGTGATCAAGGCCGCGGGCCAGTTCGCCGAGGAAGACGGCTGCTTCGACGGCATGACGCAGAAAGTCCTGCTCGGGCTGGGCAAGTACGTGGCGAAGCACTGGCGCCTGCCGGACGAAGGGATCTGGGAGCCGCGGACCGGCCGGCGGCACAACACGTTCTCGCGGCTGCTGTGCTGGGCGGCGCTGGACCGGCTGATCACGCTGGGGGAAAGCGGGAGATTGAAGAGCGTGCCGCTGGAGCGCTTCGCGCGAGAGCGCGATGCCATCCGGCGCGAGCTCGAGACACGTGCGTGGAATGAAGAGCTTCAGAGCTACACCGCCACGCTCGACGGGGACGACCTCGACGCCACGCTGCTGCGCATCCCGTGGTACGAGTTCGAAGCCGCGGGCTCGCCGCGCATGCGCGCGACGCACGAAGCGGTCACGCGCGCGCTCTCGGCGGGCAACGGCTTGCTGTATCGCTATCGTCGCGAGCCGGCAGAGGGCGCGTTCGGCATCTGCAGCTTCTGGAACGCGGAGTACCTGGCGACGGGCGGCGGCACGCTGGAGCAGGCGCATGCGGCGTTCCAGGCGCTATTGCGCTACGCCAACGACGTGGGGCTGTACGGCGAGGAGATCGAGCCGGAGACGGGTGCGGCGCTGGGGAACT includes:
- a CDS encoding glycoside hydrolase family 15 protein, which produces MPRESSIQDYAVIGDCRAAALVSRAGSLDWLCWPRFDSPAIFAALLDRERGGYWRIAPADAHEARRRYVGESNVLETTFTGASGSATLTDLMPVASEQFKNEHLIPDHEVVRRVECTAGAVELDVEFFPRSQYGLKARALRERGKLGLRLEDGRGAYWLRASVPLEVRGKGAIARVRLRAGERAYFSLSYAQESPIVLPELGEPTEKAIARSVRWWEEWAARCQYDGPYRAAVVRSALALKLLTYAPSGAIVAAATTSLPEIVGASANWDYRYCWLRDASLTMRALLGLGHRNEAAGFLDWLLHATRQTHPELRVLYTVFGRESPRERELTHLRGYRESRPVRVGNAARGQLQLDIYGEVIKAAGQFAEEDGCFDGMTQKVLLGLGKYVAKHWRLPDEGIWEPRTGRRHNTFSRLLCWAALDRLITLGESGRLKSVPLERFARERDAIRRELETRAWNEELQSYTATLDGDDLDATLLRIPWYEFEAAGSPRMRATHEAVTRALSAGNGLLYRYRREPAEGAFGICSFWNAEYLATGGGTLEQAHAAFQALLRYANDVGLYGEEIEPETGAALGNFPQSFTHVGLISAALSIAERQKQGARPPLTASEAA